The following proteins come from a genomic window of Synechococcus sp. BIOS-E4-1:
- a CDS encoding response regulator transcription factor, producing MRPIQKSPVTFATASSSEASNNVSAAHLLVVEDDTSIRETVKEALRAEGFEVSACGNGSEALAMLTEAQANVVDALVLDLMLPGLGGLDLCRELRKLNNTTPILVISARDSETDRVLGLEVGADDYLIKPFGLRELVARCRALLRRSQRIIPNPSSRDNIVERGNLCLYCQECRVTRDGEDLSLAPKEYKILELLMRNPKRVWSRDQLLEQIWGIDFVGDTKTVDVHIRWLREKIETTPSSPDHIRTVRGFGYRFG from the coding sequence ATGAGGCCAATCCAAAAGTCCCCGGTGACCTTCGCCACCGCCAGCAGCTCCGAAGCTTCCAACAACGTCAGTGCTGCTCACCTTCTGGTAGTGGAGGACGACACCTCGATCAGGGAGACCGTCAAGGAAGCGCTCAGAGCCGAGGGATTTGAGGTGAGTGCCTGCGGTAATGGGAGCGAAGCCTTGGCCATGCTCACCGAAGCGCAGGCAAACGTTGTTGATGCGCTTGTGCTTGATCTGATGCTTCCTGGACTGGGAGGACTGGATCTCTGTCGCGAGCTCAGGAAGCTCAATAACACCACCCCAATCCTTGTGATCAGCGCCAGGGACAGCGAAACCGATCGAGTGCTCGGCCTCGAAGTGGGTGCTGATGACTATCTGATCAAACCGTTCGGACTCCGGGAGTTGGTGGCCCGCTGCCGGGCACTGCTGCGACGCTCGCAGCGAATCATTCCGAACCCCTCCAGCAGGGACAACATCGTTGAACGTGGCAACCTTTGTCTTTACTGCCAGGAATGCAGGGTGACGCGGGATGGCGAGGATCTCAGCCTTGCCCCCAAGGAATACAAGATTCTGGAATTACTGATGCGCAACCCTAAGCGTGTCTGGAGCCGCGATCAGCTGTTGGAACAGATCTGGGGCATCGACTTCGTCGGAGACACCAAAACCGTCGACGTGCATATCCGCTGGCTACGGGAAAAAATCGAGACCACTCCCTCCTCTCCAGACCACATCCGAACCGTTCGTGGATTCGGATACCGATTCGGCTGA
- a CDS encoding cell wall metabolism sensor histidine kinase WalK — translation MRTGARRHTAQISPVLSGHSLSTAQLLAWIDAATQGWLVLTPDLTIGFINSRAERLLQFSSNLLVRGQALEDVVTVPQLEEAIVSVRYQQRPQRCEWEQQGVPLEAIVLPGSDEWLLVLLQNRQSLEAQQAQQERWVSDVAHELKTPLTALMLVSDRLETAVSADDGILVERLQKELRRLQLMVEDLLELSRLENILPHEQGSYSPVILEELIEAAWNSIRPLADQREVTLSLNTGEPGPLLGDQRRLHRAILNLLDNALRFSPQGSAVDVKILPSGAWWLVCIRDHGPGLSESDLTNMFQRFYRGDPSRARSSQSGSGLGLAIVQQIAVNHGGRVQARNHPDGGTSIELLLPRGDH, via the coding sequence CTGCGCACCGGTGCCCGACGGCATACAGCTCAGATCTCTCCGGTTTTGTCCGGTCACTCGCTGAGTACAGCTCAACTTCTGGCCTGGATCGATGCAGCCACCCAAGGGTGGCTGGTGCTCACACCGGATCTGACGATCGGTTTCATCAACTCAAGAGCGGAACGTTTGCTGCAGTTCTCCAGCAATCTGCTCGTACGAGGACAGGCCCTCGAGGATGTTGTGACCGTGCCTCAGCTTGAAGAGGCAATCGTGAGCGTCCGCTATCAACAACGGCCGCAACGCTGTGAATGGGAACAGCAAGGTGTGCCTCTCGAAGCCATCGTTCTGCCCGGCTCGGACGAATGGTTGCTGGTGCTCCTCCAGAACAGACAATCCCTGGAAGCACAGCAGGCCCAACAGGAACGCTGGGTAAGTGATGTTGCCCATGAACTGAAGACCCCACTCACGGCTCTGATGCTTGTGAGCGATCGGCTGGAAACAGCAGTGTCCGCTGATGACGGCATTCTTGTGGAGCGTCTGCAGAAGGAACTGAGACGCCTGCAACTGATGGTGGAGGATTTGCTAGAGCTCTCAAGGCTGGAGAACATCCTTCCTCACGAGCAGGGGAGCTACTCACCAGTCATCCTTGAAGAGCTGATAGAGGCCGCCTGGAACAGCATCCGTCCGCTAGCAGATCAGCGAGAGGTCACACTCTCCCTCAACACCGGAGAGCCAGGACCACTTCTGGGAGATCAACGCCGCTTGCATCGTGCCATCCTCAACTTGCTGGACAACGCCTTGCGCTTCTCTCCTCAGGGAAGCGCCGTTGACGTGAAGATCCTCCCCAGTGGTGCATGGTGGCTTGTCTGTATCCGGGACCATGGCCCTGGGCTGAGTGAGAGCGATCTCACCAACATGTTCCAGCGCTTCTACCGCGGCGACCCCTCCCGTGCCCGTTCCAGCCAAAGCGGCAGCGGCCTGGGACTGGCCATCGTCCAACAGATTGCGGTGAACCATGGAGGACGGGTTCAGGCCCGTAATCACCCTGACGGAGGCACATCGATTGAACTGTTGCTACCGCGCGGTGACCACTGA
- a CDS encoding pseudouridine synthase, with protein sequence MRQRLQKLMSAAGHCSRRQAENLLRQGRVEVNGTMAELGDQADPETDLICVDGTPLTKMTAERVLLLNKPPGVISSCHDPQGRETVLDLIPAELRRGLHPVGRLDADSRGALLLSNQGELTLKLTHPRYAHSKTYRVTVTGTPDQSKLEQWRQGMELDGSRTLPASVKLLHSKRGYSTLEVILREGRNRQIRRIVSLLGHSVLDLQRVAIGGLALGSTEEGCWRKLSRQEWRSLISSQAGEA encoded by the coding sequence ATGCGCCAGCGACTTCAGAAACTGATGTCCGCCGCTGGGCACTGCTCACGACGCCAGGCAGAAAACCTGCTGCGGCAGGGCCGGGTCGAAGTGAACGGAACGATGGCAGAACTCGGTGATCAGGCTGATCCCGAAACGGATCTGATCTGTGTGGATGGGACGCCGTTAACCAAGATGACTGCAGAGCGGGTCCTGCTGCTCAACAAACCTCCTGGTGTAATCAGCAGCTGCCATGACCCTCAGGGTCGCGAGACCGTGCTGGACCTGATTCCTGCCGAGCTCCGGCGAGGACTGCATCCGGTAGGGCGACTGGATGCCGACAGCCGTGGAGCTTTGTTACTCAGCAACCAGGGAGAGCTCACCCTCAAGCTCACACACCCCCGCTATGCCCATAGCAAGACCTACAGGGTGACAGTGACCGGGACACCGGATCAGTCGAAGCTGGAACAATGGCGACAAGGCATGGAACTGGATGGCTCTCGAACCCTCCCGGCCAGCGTGAAACTCCTCCACAGCAAGCGTGGATACAGCACTCTGGAAGTCATTCTGCGAGAAGGACGCAACCGACAGATCCGCAGGATTGTCTCGCTGCTCGGTCATTCCGTTCTGGACCTACAGCGGGTTGCAATCGGCGGTCTGGCGCTTGGATCCACTGAAGAAGGATGCTGGCGCAAGCTATCCAGGCAAGAATGGCGAAGCCTGATCAGCTCTCAGGCAGGTGAGGCATAA
- a CDS encoding RodZ family helix-turn-helix domain-containing protein has protein sequence MALYKRSFPWRWRRRRQSEDTATDQAVTAVPLIEAGQRLRQHREQRGLSLRDLSREVRITTPVLEALERGWADRLPEPAYLVAMLHRLEQYFQLEPNSLSGALPEDCFQQRLPQDLRRTRFTLGSIDIFTTWQGSLVYIVVISVSLLALNQQQRQLAIDNTKSFTPVPLNLQQDSDALLQGLRPLAELRSQQTADSVAKLLDNQPLPGVLEVTLKQPSTLTLSSEGGDRSSLKGATGTLTLQLLPPLQLSVQPAPAAGDVRWDGLPQKAQNDQPGIYRLDQTSARNP, from the coding sequence ATGGCTTTGTACAAACGTTCCTTCCCATGGCGCTGGCGAAGAAGACGTCAGAGTGAAGACACTGCAACAGATCAAGCGGTCACAGCAGTCCCACTGATCGAGGCTGGGCAACGTCTGAGACAGCACCGTGAACAACGAGGGCTGAGCCTGAGAGATCTGTCTCGGGAGGTGCGCATCACCACACCGGTTCTGGAAGCTCTGGAACGGGGCTGGGCAGACCGCCTACCGGAACCGGCTTACCTGGTGGCCATGCTGCACCGACTGGAGCAGTACTTCCAGCTCGAGCCCAACAGCCTGAGCGGAGCACTGCCTGAAGACTGTTTTCAACAGCGACTGCCCCAGGATCTGCGGCGGACACGCTTCACTCTGGGAAGCATCGACATCTTCACCACCTGGCAGGGGAGCCTCGTCTACATCGTTGTGATCAGCGTGTCGCTGCTCGCGTTGAATCAACAGCAACGACAGCTGGCAATCGATAACACCAAGTCCTTCACTCCTGTTCCACTGAATCTTCAGCAGGACTCCGATGCGCTCCTGCAAGGCCTGCGCCCGCTTGCTGAGCTCAGGTCGCAACAAACGGCTGACTCCGTTGCAAAGCTTCTGGACAACCAACCGCTGCCGGGGGTGCTTGAGGTCACCCTGAAGCAACCGAGCACCCTGACGCTCAGCAGTGAAGGAGGCGATCGCAGTTCTCTCAAAGGAGCAACCGGCACCCTCACCCTTCAGCTGCTGCCACCTCTTCAGCTCAGCGTTCAACCGGCACCCGCTGCAGGAGATGTTCGCTGGGACGGGCTCCCCCAAAAGGCGCAGAACGATCAGCCCGGGATCTATCGCCTTGACCAGACTTCAGCACGCAATCCATAG
- the malQ gene encoding 4-alpha-glucanotransferase, protein MTTASLPRRRVGVLLHPTALPGSPVCGGLGAPARFWIKALAQHGIGVWQLLPLSPPDGTGSPYSSPSSFAINPWMLDAKDLSDQGFLQPGDLEALPADEADGLSLDFSLADRRASALARQLRHCWDQLSHSHHAAFDRWRRDQSRWLQDHAAFLVLREQNEGRPWWDWPQELAVHDQRALEEWRQANQDRLLEQELLQWHLSLQWMRLRELARELDVEILGDLPFYVARDSADVWSHRALFSIAADGRLREQSGVPPDYFSATGQLWGTPVYSWPRHRSTGFRWWRDRLRRQWQLADRLRLDHFRALASYWSVPGGESTAINGAWRRSPGRELLSCLRRDAGGRLPLVAEDLGVITPDVEQLRDHFHLPGMKVLQFAFDGNPRNPYLPSNIHGTGWAVYSGTHDNPTSLGWWQRLDGDSRARFASCLDGPVEAPGWQLLELGMASTAQLVIAPLQDLLHLDDAARFNTPGTVGGNWSWRLPVFDDSLDGALQGYGLRAEVWSRR, encoded by the coding sequence GTGACAACTGCTTCTCTGCCGCGTCGTCGCGTCGGTGTTCTCCTGCATCCGACAGCTCTTCCAGGCTCGCCTGTGTGCGGAGGATTAGGAGCTCCTGCCCGCTTTTGGATCAAGGCCCTTGCCCAGCACGGCATCGGCGTGTGGCAATTGCTGCCACTGTCACCGCCGGATGGAACCGGGTCTCCCTACAGCTCTCCATCCAGTTTTGCCATCAATCCCTGGATGCTGGATGCCAAGGATCTGAGCGATCAGGGATTTCTTCAACCAGGTGATCTGGAGGCTCTTCCCGCTGATGAGGCAGACGGTCTTTCACTGGATTTCTCCCTCGCAGATCGGCGTGCTTCTGCTCTGGCCAGGCAATTGCGCCATTGCTGGGACCAGCTGTCGCACTCCCACCATGCGGCCTTTGATCGATGGCGACGGGATCAATCCCGTTGGCTTCAGGATCACGCTGCATTCCTCGTGCTGCGTGAACAAAACGAGGGACGTCCCTGGTGGGACTGGCCTCAGGAGCTGGCTGTTCACGATCAGAGAGCTTTGGAGGAGTGGCGCCAGGCCAATCAGGATCGTCTTCTGGAGCAGGAGCTACTTCAGTGGCATCTGAGCCTGCAATGGATGCGGCTGCGTGAGCTTGCCCGTGAACTCGATGTGGAGATTCTCGGGGATCTTCCCTTTTATGTGGCCCGAGACAGCGCTGATGTCTGGAGCCATCGCGCATTGTTTTCCATTGCCGCGGATGGAAGGCTGCGAGAACAAAGTGGGGTTCCGCCTGACTATTTCTCCGCGACAGGACAGCTGTGGGGAACGCCGGTTTACAGCTGGCCCCGGCACCGCAGCACAGGATTTCGCTGGTGGAGGGATCGTCTGCGGCGTCAGTGGCAGCTCGCCGACCGACTGAGACTGGATCATTTCCGTGCGTTGGCGTCCTACTGGTCTGTTCCCGGTGGGGAGTCCACGGCCATCAACGGAGCTTGGCGACGATCTCCTGGTCGTGAGTTGCTCAGCTGTCTGCGTCGGGATGCGGGAGGCCGCTTACCGCTGGTGGCCGAGGACCTGGGGGTGATCACTCCTGATGTGGAGCAGCTGCGTGATCATTTTCATCTACCTGGAATGAAGGTGCTGCAGTTCGCTTTTGATGGCAATCCCCGGAACCCTTACCTGCCGTCCAATATCCATGGCACCGGATGGGCGGTCTATTCAGGAACTCACGATAATCCAACAAGCCTGGGTTGGTGGCAACGGCTTGATGGCGACTCCCGTGCTCGCTTTGCCAGTTGCCTTGATGGCCCAGTTGAGGCCCCCGGCTGGCAGCTGCTGGAGCTGGGCATGGCTTCAACGGCTCAGTTGGTGATCGCACCACTGCAGGACCTGCTGCACCTGGATGATGCCGCCCGCTTCAACACCCCCGGAACGGTCGGAGGCAACTGGAGTTGGCGTCTACCAGTGTTTGACGATTCGCTGGATGGAGCACTTCAGGGCTATGGATTGCGTGCTGAAGTCTGGTCAAGGCGATAG
- a CDS encoding NAD(P)-dependent oxidoreductase translates to MAMLLNDDFRHRPPDKVRVVVFGATGYIGRFVVKELITRGYNVVAFARERSGVGGRQSQESVKADFPGAEVRFGDVTNSDSLARNVFDQPVDVVISCLASRTGGRKDSWAIDYEATLNTYRQGKKAGLSHFVLLSAICVQKPLLEFQKAKLALEAELRDGSDVTYSIVRPTAFFKSLGAQVESCRKGAPYVLFGDGELASCKPISESDLASYLSDCVVDQDKVNQILPIGGPGEALSARQQGELLFKALGKKPWMISLPIALMDLPVGCLEFLSGKFPSLEDTAEFGKIGRYYAAESMLVWDEQRQQYDSAATPSYGTDTLEQFFERVVRDGMDGQDLGDAALF, encoded by the coding sequence ATGGCCATGCTTCTGAACGACGACTTCCGCCATCGTCCGCCAGACAAGGTGCGCGTTGTGGTCTTCGGTGCAACCGGGTATATCGGTCGTTTCGTGGTGAAGGAGCTCATCACGCGCGGTTACAACGTCGTGGCTTTCGCCCGTGAGCGCAGTGGTGTGGGCGGCCGCCAGAGTCAGGAGAGTGTGAAAGCGGATTTCCCTGGTGCGGAGGTTCGGTTCGGCGACGTTACCAATTCCGATTCACTGGCTCGCAATGTTTTCGATCAGCCGGTGGATGTGGTGATCAGCTGCCTCGCGTCACGCACCGGCGGACGTAAGGATTCTTGGGCCATCGATTATGAGGCCACCCTCAACACCTATCGGCAGGGAAAGAAGGCAGGGCTCTCGCATTTTGTTCTTTTGTCAGCAATCTGCGTTCAAAAACCTCTGTTGGAATTTCAGAAGGCGAAGCTTGCGCTTGAGGCGGAGCTTCGCGATGGCTCTGATGTGACATATTCCATCGTTCGCCCGACGGCTTTTTTCAAAAGCCTGGGAGCTCAGGTTGAAAGTTGTCGCAAGGGCGCCCCGTACGTGCTGTTCGGAGATGGTGAGCTGGCAAGTTGCAAGCCAATCAGTGAGTCTGATCTGGCGTCCTATCTCAGTGATTGTGTGGTTGATCAAGACAAGGTCAACCAGATTTTGCCGATTGGAGGACCCGGAGAGGCCTTAAGTGCCCGCCAGCAGGGCGAACTGCTGTTCAAGGCTTTAGGGAAAAAACCCTGGATGATTTCCCTGCCGATTGCATTGATGGATCTTCCTGTGGGTTGTCTCGAATTTCTATCCGGGAAGTTTCCCTCACTTGAAGACACGGCTGAATTTGGAAAGATCGGCCGCTACTACGCTGCAGAGTCAATGCTTGTCTGGGACGAACAGCGCCAGCAATACGACAGTGCAGCGACGCCCTCCTATGGCACCGACACTTTGGAGCAGTTTTTTGAACGCGTTGTGCGTGATGGGATGGACGGCCAGGACCTCGGTGATGCTGCTCTGTTCTGA
- a CDS encoding LCP family protein — protein sequence MKDEGPTGDPSPSRLTRWFGSHPFRTVLRIATAVAGASLIAGGLGVIWPKPDPMAAEPPSADDPASLAPLPERPVMVLVVGIDADGINDPNNKAAPKGPANADSLMLVQVSSSEPVQVLQLPTELAVNLPGRKTLQSLADAYPLGGVALTADVIAEVVGLKEGEPDRFVVMPRQALRSLVDGLGEVEVTLNQSYEHKDKAQNYSVNLQAGRQTLNGRQAEQLARYRPQPKNDQARRTRQQSLLKGIHDQLNQPNAIALLPAVIGEVSAQMETDLTPIEMMSLTAAALSSDQPPVISQLELAPRTGQQVMRELKPNQPLPLWPTPPDDAADN from the coding sequence ATGAAGGACGAGGGACCGACGGGTGATCCTTCACCAAGCCGATTGACGCGATGGTTCGGAAGCCATCCATTCAGAACCGTTCTGAGAATCGCTACTGCTGTGGCAGGGGCCAGCCTGATCGCTGGAGGTCTCGGTGTGATCTGGCCGAAACCCGACCCGATGGCGGCGGAACCGCCTTCCGCAGATGATCCAGCCAGTCTGGCGCCACTTCCAGAGCGTCCGGTCATGGTGCTGGTGGTGGGCATTGACGCAGATGGAATCAATGATCCAAACAACAAAGCCGCGCCCAAAGGCCCCGCCAATGCCGACAGCCTGATGCTCGTCCAGGTGAGCTCCAGCGAACCCGTCCAAGTGCTGCAGCTACCGACAGAACTTGCGGTGAATCTGCCCGGGCGAAAAACGCTTCAGTCGTTAGCTGATGCCTATCCGCTTGGCGGCGTGGCCCTCACAGCCGATGTAATCGCTGAAGTGGTGGGATTGAAGGAAGGGGAACCGGACCGATTTGTGGTGATGCCGCGACAGGCACTTCGCAGCCTTGTGGATGGACTGGGTGAAGTGGAAGTCACTCTCAATCAGTCTTATGAGCACAAGGACAAGGCCCAGAACTACAGCGTGAACCTGCAGGCGGGGCGGCAAACGCTCAACGGTCGCCAAGCTGAGCAACTTGCGCGTTACAGGCCTCAGCCCAAGAATGATCAAGCACGCCGCACACGACAGCAGAGTCTGTTGAAGGGAATTCACGATCAGCTGAATCAACCGAATGCCATCGCCCTCCTGCCCGCAGTGATTGGCGAGGTGAGCGCGCAGATGGAAACAGATCTCACTCCAATTGAGATGATGAGCCTGACAGCGGCGGCACTCAGCAGCGATCAACCCCCTGTGATCAGCCAGCTGGAACTCGCCCCTCGCACAGGGCAGCAGGTGATGCGGGAACTCAAGCCGAACCAGCCACTCCCCCTCTGGCCAACACCCCCTGACGATGCTGCAGACAACTGA
- a CDS encoding ribose-phosphate pyrophosphokinase: MTGFLTAARAEQEKIQHDTRRLRLFTGTSNPALSREIAAYLGVPDGPRVCKRFADGELYVQIQESIRGCDVFLIQPTCAPVNDHLMELLIMVDACRRASARQVTAVVPYYGYARADRKTAGRESITAKLTANLLVTSGVDRVLAMDLHSAQIQGYFDIPCDHIYGSPVLVDYLSDQDLGEVVVVSPDVGGVARARAFAKQMNDAPLAIIDKRRTGHNMAESLTVIGDVQNKTAILIDDMIDTGGTICAGARLLREKGARRVLACASHAVFSPPAAERLSAEGLFEQVVVTNSIPIPSDRVFPQLQVLSVANMLGEAIWRIHEESSVSSMFR; encoded by the coding sequence GTGACCGGATTCCTGACTGCAGCCCGCGCCGAACAGGAAAAGATTCAGCACGACACGCGGCGTCTGCGACTTTTCACCGGAACGTCAAACCCTGCCCTTTCGCGTGAGATCGCCGCCTATCTCGGTGTACCGGATGGTCCAAGAGTCTGCAAACGCTTCGCTGACGGCGAGCTCTACGTGCAGATTCAGGAATCCATCCGTGGCTGCGACGTTTTCCTGATCCAGCCCACTTGTGCTCCCGTCAACGATCACCTGATGGAGCTGCTGATCATGGTCGATGCCTGTCGTCGCGCATCCGCCCGTCAGGTCACCGCTGTTGTGCCTTACTACGGCTATGCAAGAGCTGACCGCAAAACGGCTGGCCGTGAGTCGATCACCGCAAAACTGACCGCCAACCTGCTGGTGACCTCCGGTGTTGACCGAGTGCTGGCGATGGATCTCCATTCCGCTCAGATCCAGGGCTACTTCGACATTCCCTGCGATCACATCTACGGCTCTCCGGTTCTTGTCGACTATTTATCCGATCAGGATCTGGGCGAGGTGGTGGTGGTGTCTCCCGACGTGGGCGGTGTCGCACGCGCCAGAGCCTTTGCCAAACAGATGAACGATGCGCCTTTGGCGATTATCGACAAACGGCGCACAGGTCACAACATGGCCGAAAGCCTCACAGTGATTGGCGATGTCCAAAACAAGACCGCCATTCTCATCGACGACATGATCGATACCGGTGGCACAATCTGCGCCGGTGCACGCCTGCTGCGTGAGAAGGGCGCGCGTCGTGTGCTTGCCTGCGCCAGCCATGCCGTGTTCTCACCACCTGCAGCGGAGCGTCTCTCTGCAGAGGGCCTTTTTGAACAGGTGGTGGTGACCAACTCGATTCCAATCCCTTCAGACCGTGTGTTTCCGCAGTTGCAGGTGCTCTCGGTCGCCAACATGCTGGGCGAAGCGATCTGGCGTATTCATGAGGAGAGCTCCGTCAGCTCGATGTTCCGCTAA
- a CDS encoding sulfotransferase domain-containing protein, whose protein sequence is MNEDHSYWYLASYPKSGNTWCRVFITELIKLAGDNTGEELNLNQDIETGAIASSRLWLDDQLGVNSCDLSFSELDLLRGHAGASAWLFAEGERFHKVHDAFQSPDSRGRPVVSTTGCSGVVYILRHPEDVAVSLSHFFSWPLGRCVDFLLDANAALVPGERFGGHQVRQYMGRWDQHVRSWADQTQLPVLIMRYEDMLAKGLETFTELATFLGLPNDDHLIDQALENTSIEKLKKLEEDVDGFAEKPVGCERFFRSGRTGEGAEQLSIEQRKRLAKGLSDTMKRFEYEGPEVD, encoded by the coding sequence ATGAATGAAGATCACAGCTACTGGTATCTGGCTTCTTATCCAAAATCTGGCAACACCTGGTGCAGGGTTTTTATCACTGAATTGATAAAACTTGCAGGAGACAATACTGGAGAAGAACTCAACCTTAATCAGGATATTGAAACTGGAGCGATTGCCTCATCCAGGCTTTGGCTGGACGACCAATTAGGAGTCAATAGTTGTGATCTAAGTTTTAGTGAACTTGATCTGTTGCGTGGACATGCCGGTGCCAGTGCATGGCTATTCGCAGAAGGAGAGCGCTTTCATAAAGTCCATGATGCATTTCAATCTCCTGATTCTCGTGGACGCCCGGTGGTGAGTACAACAGGTTGCTCTGGAGTTGTTTATATACTGCGCCACCCAGAGGATGTAGCCGTATCACTCAGTCACTTCTTCTCATGGCCGCTGGGTCGGTGCGTTGATTTCCTACTGGATGCCAATGCAGCGCTGGTGCCAGGCGAACGCTTTGGCGGCCATCAGGTGCGTCAATACATGGGCCGCTGGGATCAACATGTCCGCTCATGGGCTGATCAAACTCAGCTACCAGTCTTGATCATGCGCTATGAGGATATGTTAGCGAAAGGATTGGAAACATTCACAGAACTAGCAACCTTTTTAGGCCTCCCGAACGACGATCATCTGATTGATCAAGCACTAGAAAACACTTCTATTGAAAAACTCAAGAAACTTGAAGAAGACGTTGATGGCTTTGCAGAAAAGCCTGTCGGTTGTGAGCGTTTCTTTCGCTCAGGTCGTACAGGAGAAGGAGCAGAGCAGCTTTCAATCGAGCAGAGAAAACGACTCGCCAAGGGATTATCTGACACCATGAAACGCTTTGAATATGAAGGGCCAGAAGTTGACTGA
- a CDS encoding PqqD family protein yields MVSSTKRFKQHHHAVCTELDGEVALFQSNTCDYLVLNETGSAIWNALKTQPTLPELCKHLQGEYEVSPDECKLSVEAWLEAGLEKKVIAVVDD; encoded by the coding sequence ATGGTTAGTAGCACCAAACGTTTTAAGCAGCATCACCATGCTGTTTGTACTGAGCTCGATGGCGAAGTCGCTTTATTTCAAAGTAACACTTGCGACTATCTTGTTCTCAATGAGACAGGCTCAGCTATTTGGAACGCACTGAAAACTCAACCAACACTGCCTGAACTCTGCAAGCATTTACAGGGCGAATATGAAGTCTCCCCGGATGAATGCAAGCTATCTGTTGAGGCTTGGCTAGAAGCTGGCTTGGAGAAAAAGGTGATTGCCGTGGTTGATGACTAA
- a CDS encoding carbamoyl-phosphate synthase — MQRSLRLSLSLSGVAALALANTPLLPASAQEEEGSADDLGVMEINLKDAVKFNWGFQGALQGAGTPNQAGIGGFLPIAVGENSVFFADVLLNANFADYGGTSSIVNTEVAGTTISTSSRLGYRWLNGDRSWMFGANAGYDSRPMNTGNADSGVTLYDKESAFFQQIAAGLEAVSDTWNFNAYALVPVGDTEQRLNSRYLGGALDTYGLDVGYFITPELNASVGYYYQSGDLGEADGSGVQVELDYQIADGLTAGINVSYDEAFETRVSGNISYRFGSNSTAAEIKKKAWQKPTIQGLSESVKNRNIRIHDAAKITGQRCNKASITTDVNKHKYHCRKERFTTAGSINTYTKLVWTTGLW; from the coding sequence ATGCAGCGTTCTTTGCGCCTGTCGTTATCGCTGAGCGGTGTTGCTGCACTGGCACTCGCTAATACACCTCTGCTGCCTGCATCTGCTCAAGAAGAAGAGGGCAGTGCAGATGATCTCGGGGTCATGGAGATCAACCTCAAGGATGCGGTCAAGTTCAACTGGGGTTTTCAAGGCGCACTCCAGGGAGCAGGCACACCCAATCAAGCCGGTATCGGCGGGTTTCTGCCAATTGCTGTGGGCGAGAACAGTGTGTTCTTTGCTGATGTTCTGCTCAACGCCAACTTTGCTGATTACGGCGGCACCAGCAGCATCGTCAACACCGAGGTCGCTGGTACAACAATCAGCACCTCATCAAGACTTGGCTACCGCTGGCTGAATGGCGACCGCTCCTGGATGTTCGGGGCGAATGCTGGCTATGACAGCAGGCCAATGAATACAGGCAATGCTGACTCAGGTGTCACGCTCTACGACAAGGAAAGTGCTTTTTTCCAGCAAATCGCCGCTGGGTTAGAAGCAGTCTCTGATACCTGGAACTTCAATGCCTACGCTCTTGTCCCTGTCGGTGATACGGAGCAGCGCCTCAATAGCCGTTATCTCGGCGGGGCACTTGATACCTATGGCCTGGATGTTGGTTATTTCATCACCCCTGAACTCAATGCCTCTGTTGGTTACTACTACCAAAGCGGAGATCTAGGAGAAGCAGATGGTTCAGGCGTACAGGTGGAGCTGGATTATCAGATCGCTGATGGTTTAACTGCTGGCATCAATGTTTCCTATGACGAAGCTTTTGAAACCAGAGTTTCAGGAAACATCAGCTATCGCTTTGGTAGCAATAGTACTGCTGCGGAAATCAAGAAAAAAGCATGGCAAAAACCAACCATTCAAGGTTTGTCTGAAAGCGTTAAAAACAGGAATATACGCATTCATGATGCAGCAAAAATCACGGGTCAGCGCTGCAACAAAGCTTCAATTACAACAGATGTTAATAAGCATAAATATCATTGCAGAAAAGAGCGCTTTACGACCGCAGGCAGCATTAACACATACACTAAATTAGTTTGGACTACGGGCTTATGGTAA